The following proteins are encoded in a genomic region of Natrinema sp. DC36:
- a CDS encoding ParA family protein — translation MTTRIASFLDKGGTGKTTSIAHLGVALTQQGHDVLLIDLAGKQGDLAKAFDVWSDVQDAIEADEAWPNISTVFDDAWPTIAGKLGDDAVHDLVYETDEDVDLIPAHPGLDTLDSELGNIDDAGERYARLEAFLDDYVEGLPYDIVLIDLPGMSNNVTYNGLWAARRVLAPVEMGPFEAEQAGALREDLEKIRSSFGIDVELVMVLPNKVDDRTNLATEYLEAFHEEYPDTIAPEYVPYSQDIRNATQQGMTAFELENPSTTAQRAREAFLADAEALIERVED, via the coding sequence ATGACTACACGAATCGCCAGCTTCCTCGATAAAGGAGGGACAGGCAAAACCACCAGTATCGCACACCTCGGCGTCGCACTCACCCAACAGGGCCATGATGTCCTGCTAATCGATCTCGCTGGCAAGCAGGGCGACCTCGCCAAAGCGTTCGACGTCTGGAGCGACGTCCAGGACGCCATTGAGGCCGACGAAGCGTGGCCCAACATTAGCACTGTCTTCGACGACGCTTGGCCGACCATCGCGGGGAAGCTTGGCGACGACGCCGTCCACGACCTCGTCTACGAGACCGACGAAGACGTCGATCTCATCCCCGCCCACCCGGGCCTCGATACGCTGGACTCCGAGCTGGGAAATATCGATGATGCTGGCGAACGCTACGCGCGCCTGGAGGCGTTCCTCGATGACTATGTGGAGGGTCTCCCCTACGACATTGTTCTCATCGATCTTCCCGGGATGTCGAACAACGTCACCTACAATGGTCTCTGGGCAGCCCGGCGTGTCCTCGCTCCGGTTGAGATGGGGCCGTTTGAAGCCGAGCAGGCTGGCGCACTCCGCGAAGACCTTGAGAAGATTCGGTCGAGCTTCGGGATCGACGTCGAACTCGTGATGGTACTTCCAAACAAGGTTGACGACCGCACCAACCTCGCCACCGAGTACTTGGAGGCGTTCCACGAGGAATACCCCGACACAATTGCACCTGAGTACGTCCCGTACTCACAGGACATCCGTAACGCCACCCAGCAGGGTATGACTGCCTTCGAGCTGGAGAATCCGAGCACGACTGCACAGCGCGCGCGTGAGGCGTTCCTCGCTGACGCAGAGGCACTCATCGAACGCGTGGAGGACTAA
- a CDS encoding ATP-binding protein, whose amino-acid sequence MGFRNRSDSDVFGRKFIVALGGLFVVLVVSYPFLPTVDDASSKLWVVLGILVGIPGLVLLYGGYRLPQTDIRSELYPTIGKWCLRGIVIGLAITFPIVLVSDDPNVVGNILLLTALGSLAGFGAGRYDARAKTRELDLQETIDQLETSNERLEQFAYAASHDLQEPLRMVSSYLRLIENRADEELTEETEEFLEFAVDGADRMRGMINGLLAYSRVETQGEALEPVDLNEVVEDVRDDLEVRITESDADVDIEELPRVAGDEHQLRQVFQNVLSNAIEYSGNEPPRVHISATRNGSMWEVSVRDEGIGIEPDEQDRIFEVFQRLQSRNDHGGSGIGLALCERIVERHGGEIRVDSKPGEGATFSFTLPAEDEHDG is encoded by the coding sequence ATGGGCTTTAGGAATCGGAGCGATTCCGACGTTTTTGGGAGAAAATTCATTGTAGCCCTCGGAGGGCTTTTCGTCGTACTCGTAGTCAGCTATCCGTTCCTCCCCACTGTTGACGATGCGTCGTCCAAACTCTGGGTTGTGCTTGGCATTTTAGTTGGTATCCCCGGTCTCGTCCTGTTATACGGTGGCTATCGGTTGCCCCAAACAGACATCCGTTCTGAACTCTATCCTACCATCGGCAAGTGGTGCCTTCGCGGCATTGTGATCGGTCTCGCCATCACGTTCCCTATCGTTCTTGTCAGTGACGATCCAAATGTCGTCGGAAATATACTCTTGCTCACGGCACTGGGCAGTCTCGCGGGCTTCGGCGCAGGTAGGTATGACGCGCGGGCCAAAACACGGGAACTTGACCTTCAGGAAACGATCGATCAACTGGAGACCTCGAACGAGCGACTCGAACAATTCGCCTACGCTGCCTCCCACGACCTCCAGGAACCGCTTCGGATGGTGTCGAGTTATCTGCGGTTGATCGAGAACCGAGCCGACGAGGAACTAACCGAGGAGACCGAAGAGTTCCTCGAATTTGCCGTGGATGGGGCTGACCGTATGCGTGGCATGATCAACGGGTTACTGGCGTACTCACGCGTAGAGACCCAGGGGGAGGCGCTCGAACCGGTCGACCTCAACGAAGTAGTCGAAGACGTGCGCGATGACCTCGAGGTACGTATAACTGAAAGTGATGCCGACGTAGACATCGAGGAGCTGCCTCGTGTGGCGGGAGATGAACATCAGCTACGTCAGGTATTTCAGAACGTATTGAGCAACGCGATTGAGTATAGTGGGAACGAGCCGCCACGAGTGCATATTTCTGCCACCCGGAACGGTTCGATGTGGGAAGTGTCGGTTCGGGACGAGGGGATTGGGATAGAGCCGGACGAACAAGATCGTATCTTTGAGGTATTCCAGCGGCTCCAATCCCGCAACGACCACGGGGGCTCAGGTATTGGCCTGGCACTATGCGAGCGGATCGTCGAACGTCACGGCGGCGAAATCCGAGTCGATTCCAAACCAGGCGAGGGGGCGACATTCTCATTTACTCTTCCAGCGGAGGATGAGCATGACGGGTGA
- a CDS encoding HalOD1 output domain-containing protein: MVAERDGTDQSTDAREPLFRRTYDWSDTAASMATLTALGTLEKVDPVELPDVLGTTLYDHIDPEAIDTLVAGEERVDLSFLVDDYQVRIDGEELTITRQ; this comes from the coding sequence ATGGTCGCAGAACGAGACGGTACCGATCAATCTACCGATGCACGCGAGCCATTATTCCGCCGAACATACGATTGGTCAGATACAGCAGCGAGTATGGCCACGCTCACTGCCCTCGGAACACTCGAAAAGGTCGATCCGGTGGAACTCCCCGATGTTCTCGGTACCACACTGTACGACCACATCGATCCCGAAGCGATAGACACGCTTGTCGCTGGCGAAGAACGTGTTGACCTGTCGTTCCTGGTCGACGACTATCAGGTGCGAATCGACGGTGAGGAGCTGACGATTACTCGCCAGTGA
- a CDS encoding response regulator, whose protein sequence is MLLDLNLPRKNGDEVLAEFHEDSNRRRIPVIILTSSESETDVVKSYELCASGFLTKPVDPAEFIDMLQELEQFWLSIMRLPTDTDLD, encoded by the coding sequence GTGCTGTTAGACCTTAATCTCCCCCGCAAGAATGGTGACGAGGTGCTTGCAGAATTTCACGAGGATTCGAACCGCAGGCGCATTCCGGTAATCATCCTCACGAGTTCGGAAAGCGAAACGGATGTCGTCAAGTCCTACGAACTGTGTGCGAGCGGGTTCCTGACGAAGCCAGTTGATCCCGCCGAGTTTATCGACATGCTACAGGAGTTAGAGCAATTCTGGCTCTCGATCATGCGGTTACCGACTGACACGGATCTCGATTGA
- a CDS encoding HalOD1 output domain-containing protein: protein MNKIQTEIPDEKCVSHAVVEAVAEAEGVRPVELTPPLYDAIDPEALDRLFDDVLTVGKVTFNYNGCEVSVFSDGYVAVEKQYHGHGRIKS, encoded by the coding sequence GTGAACAAAATTCAGACCGAAATACCCGACGAGAAGTGTGTTAGTCATGCTGTGGTTGAAGCAGTTGCTGAAGCAGAAGGGGTTCGGCCTGTAGAACTCACGCCCCCATTGTACGATGCCATTGATCCCGAGGCCTTAGACCGCCTTTTTGACGATGTCCTGACCGTTGGAAAAGTTACATTCAACTACAACGGTTGCGAGGTCAGCGTGTTCTCTGACGGGTATGTGGCCGTCGAGAAGCAGTATCACGGTCATGGGCGTATCAAGAGTTGA
- a CDS encoding HalOD1 output domain-containing protein, giving the protein MSENECNEDASTDLKSFLRQDRAGYDPKTESYYAQYDVKNSETLVTTVVRSVAAITGKTPVELDPLYTTIDPDALKQVLDNSRSDSTKQGSVSITFDFASCEITISCDGTMRIEPPDDAPLHRK; this is encoded by the coding sequence ATGAGTGAGAACGAGTGTAACGAGGACGCGTCAACCGACTTGAAGAGTTTTCTCCGGCAAGACCGAGCCGGGTACGATCCGAAAACTGAGTCTTACTACGCCCAATACGATGTGAAAAATTCCGAGACGCTAGTCACCACTGTCGTTCGATCAGTTGCAGCTATTACAGGTAAAACCCCGGTAGAGTTAGATCCGCTGTACACAACTATCGATCCTGATGCATTGAAACAAGTACTCGACAACTCAAGGAGCGACTCCACCAAGCAAGGGAGTGTGTCCATCACATTTGATTTTGCGTCCTGTGAGATAACGATCTCCTGTGACGGCACGATGCGTATCGAACCGCCAGATGACGCACCACTCCACAGAAAGTAG
- a CDS encoding VOC family protein: MEPRITVVTLGVSDLEKSLTFYRDGLGWPTEGIVGTEFEGGAVAFFPLSNGLQLALYPKHQIAEDASVDETASSPAEFTIGHNVASKEEVDDAMQTAEEAGAKITDSPRDREWGGYSGHFQDPDEHLWEVVWNPQFEIGE; encoded by the coding sequence ATGGAACCACGCATTACCGTCGTTACGTTGGGAGTCAGTGACTTAGAAAAATCCCTCACCTTTTACCGTGATGGCCTAGGTTGGCCAACGGAGGGAATCGTCGGAACAGAGTTTGAGGGGGGAGCAGTCGCCTTCTTCCCTCTGAGTAACGGCTTGCAACTTGCACTCTACCCTAAACATCAAATCGCGGAAGACGCAAGCGTCGATGAAACTGCGTCGAGTCCTGCGGAGTTCACTATCGGCCACAACGTCGCGTCAAAAGAAGAAGTCGATGACGCAATGCAGACGGCGGAAGAAGCCGGTGCGAAGATTACGGACTCGCCTCGTGACCGCGAATGGGGCGGGTATTCAGGTCACTTCCAAGACCCGGATGAACACCTGTGGGAAGTAGTCTGGAATCCGCAATTCGAGATTGGAGAATAG
- a CDS encoding helix-turn-helix domain-containing protein, whose amino-acid sequence MVSFEEEQAEAEALVRLQDLGLSQYEAQTLINLIRLGTGTAQDVTQIGGVPRTRVYESAERLHELGFIDIQHTTPRKFTVISNETIIRLLATKRENTITELAECLEEIGPAQPQREEFGVWTVTGREAVASRIEEFIVDADEQIVYMTIDDLLTDEHLDRLQAAAERGAEIHLAGISDEVQERIQESVPEAELFETLWEWEETPAGSLLITDEETALVSARVDDISTAEEIEETAIWGAGDRNSLVVVLRAIFTWRLDGNQPS is encoded by the coding sequence ATGGTGAGTTTTGAGGAGGAGCAGGCCGAAGCCGAGGCGCTGGTGCGGTTGCAAGACCTTGGGCTGTCCCAGTACGAGGCTCAAACACTGATCAACCTCATACGGCTCGGGACGGGAACCGCACAGGACGTCACGCAAATCGGCGGTGTCCCTCGGACTCGCGTGTACGAATCGGCAGAGCGACTCCACGAATTGGGATTCATCGACATCCAGCACACGACGCCACGAAAGTTCACCGTGATCTCTAATGAAACGATCATCCGACTGCTCGCCACCAAACGCGAGAACACGATTACCGAACTCGCGGAGTGTCTCGAGGAGATCGGCCCCGCCCAGCCACAACGCGAAGAGTTCGGCGTCTGGACGGTCACTGGACGGGAGGCGGTGGCATCCCGCATTGAGGAGTTCATCGTCGACGCTGACGAGCAGATCGTCTACATGACTATCGACGACTTGCTCACCGACGAACACCTCGACAGGCTTCAGGCTGCCGCGGAGCGTGGCGCCGAGATTCACTTGGCGGGGATTTCCGACGAAGTCCAGGAACGTATCCAGGAATCGGTACCGGAAGCCGAACTGTTCGAGACCCTCTGGGAATGGGAGGAGACGCCCGCTGGAAGCCTGCTGATCACGGACGAAGAGACGGCGCTCGTGAGCGCGCGCGTGGACGATATCTCCACTGCCGAAGAAATCGAGGAGACGGCGATCTGGGGTGCCGGCGACCGAAACAGTCTCGTCGTCGTCCTTCGAGCGATTTTCACCTGGCGACTCGACGGGAACCAGCCGTCGTAA
- a CDS encoding Lrp/AsnC family transcriptional regulator, which translates to MASEELDSVDKGILYLLQEDARNNTTNAIGEQVGVSSSTVANRITKLEENGVITGYHPTVDYEQTGMGHHLLIMATIPIDDQEEIVDDLVSVPGVVSVSELLTNNANLSVELVGQNKQEIEKSVGEMSELGVDIERMDLLKRIRAFPYNHFGKEFTNEDDTG; encoded by the coding sequence ATGGCCTCGGAAGAACTTGACTCGGTTGACAAAGGTATCCTGTATCTCTTGCAGGAAGATGCCAGAAATAACACGACGAACGCCATCGGGGAACAGGTCGGCGTCTCGTCCAGCACGGTCGCCAATCGCATCACCAAGCTCGAAGAGAACGGCGTTATCACGGGATATCACCCAACAGTTGACTACGAGCAAACGGGGATGGGCCATCACTTACTCATCATGGCGACGATTCCAATTGATGACCAAGAGGAGATCGTTGACGATCTCGTTAGCGTCCCTGGTGTGGTGAGTGTCAGTGAGTTGCTAACGAATAACGCAAACCTCTCGGTTGAGTTGGTCGGGCAGAATAAGCAAGAAATTGAGAAGAGTGTCGGTGAGATGAGCGAGTTGGGCGTCGATATCGAGCGCATGGATTTGTTGAAGCGGATTCGAGCGTTCCCCTACAATCACTTCGGAAAGGAATTTACGAACGAGGACGACACTGGCTGA
- a CDS encoding GAF domain-containing protein — protein sequence MAPNIEPRTKLEQLFEQETDKFELNCAFLSHIDLENETESFEIVHGSHGNLKPDTTVPLSKTYCRKTIADPEGTMAVSDALAEGWEDDPAYATLEFGSYLGTTVLVDNDLYGTLCFADTAARDEPFIDKEKILVEMYGQWVEYILSLRDEPLIRETRTDTIEGRAVSSEAIDLMMDALTSRTRRVILMTLLGDTTETSIVTIERRLNHENDRIRLHHTHLPKLANAGYIRWDNKTEIISKGPKFSEVEPLVRLLKEYNTSFPE from the coding sequence TTGGCCCCCAATATCGAACCCAGAACCAAACTCGAACAACTGTTCGAACAGGAAACCGACAAATTCGAGCTGAATTGCGCGTTTCTGTCGCACATCGATCTAGAAAACGAGACAGAATCCTTCGAAATCGTACATGGTTCCCACGGGAATCTAAAACCGGATACCACCGTTCCACTCTCCAAAACCTACTGTCGGAAAACCATCGCAGACCCGGAAGGGACAATGGCCGTCAGTGATGCCCTCGCTGAAGGGTGGGAAGATGATCCAGCATATGCAACACTCGAGTTCGGGAGTTACCTCGGGACGACGGTCTTGGTTGACAACGACCTCTATGGAACGCTCTGTTTTGCGGACACTGCCGCCCGCGATGAACCATTCATCGACAAAGAGAAAATCCTTGTCGAGATGTACGGCCAGTGGGTAGAGTACATATTGTCCCTCCGGGATGAGCCGCTGATTCGGGAGACGCGTACCGATACTATCGAGGGACGCGCCGTTTCTTCGGAAGCCATCGACTTGATGATGGACGCACTCACAAGTCGCACAAGACGCGTTATTCTCATGACGTTGTTAGGAGACACCACCGAGACCAGTATCGTCACCATCGAACGACGGCTAAACCACGAGAACGACCGAATACGGCTGCACCATACGCATTTACCCAAATTAGCCAACGCCGGATACATCAGGTGGGACAATAAGACGGAGATCATCTCCAAGGGGCCGAAGTTCTCCGAGGTGGAACCACTTGTTCGACTGCTGAAAGAGTATAATACTTCATTCCCCGAGTAG
- a CDS encoding MEDS domain-containing protein encodes MDRTTKQTHEPEVSGLESAQEALRHDDDFRGVVEPIHDHEAANDHFALIYENREDQFATAIPFVRQGLERGERVQYIADENSREVVLEAMNAHGIDVDTALKSGALSIHTKHDTYLRDGTFDREGVLEFLHDTIDDATEEYEALRVVGEMTWALGDETDTGALIQYESTVNDVFESRDFIGLCQYNRDQFPSEVIREVISTHPHLISDNEIFQNSYYTPPEELLGPENPDREIDQIIGSLREQTEVRSELQEHKRYLREFYELTENRDLPFEETVEKLLELGCDYFDLKGGLLSYLPSWDDDFRAEVMVAPEMPNETDVLEVQPGEDCFCRQAIRKTELTAVPDTVGEGWDSDPVFQELGVRTYFGLRVTTDGDPYGTLWFYDTSPRKESFTDDERTFLELMGKWVSNELERTERDRAQRALYEITSARDLTLEDKIGKLLDIGCDRFGLDMGFLLKEEGEKFRVIRTHGTDLEEGSTTVSPNPDQYCNKTISLDVPVGVEDAEANGWDGDPLYQEYGLGCYLGTRVTDSNGVFGSVCFADSSAREREFTDDEYTFLDLMSQWLSYELEREHREEQLTGLNEISRDLMNTETWADIAQKVIDRSESAFDLPVTAIMQYDESGSLSLATQTSDAETALPSEILGESQEGAVWEAFVTNEMQIIEGGTEHDSLNEIVIVPLGNQGVLLTATTGSSEFAESEVEFIETMTATVEAAFTRADRERELDEQNAELHRLSQINAIIRGIGQTLVQAETRAEIDRAVCDQFADSDLFEFAWIGEHDAGTDTITPSEWAGVEPDYLDSLTITSNDAPTGQGPIGTAVKTRDVQVVDDIILDSQFDPWRDQTLEQGVRACSAIPLTYEDSLYGVLAVYADHQQSRERDIELLEELGETIAYSINTVESTETRQTDSVVELTLQISEPGTTLATLAQNVGTQISFEGLVPAEDDSAHVFLTVNGASAEAVDTVANDRAAIEEVEQITESDDSLLLRATVSGSTLVPTLTGQGVAIHTLTFDGDRATAVVDLPSSTDVRPFLESLRDTYPAVELTSRRSCNRPLKSVRDIQTGIKEPLTDRQTEVLKMAYLSGFFESPRLSTGQDIADSLGISPPTFTQHLRAGQRKVFSLAFDEE; translated from the coding sequence ATGGATCGAACGACAAAACAGACCCACGAGCCTGAAGTATCTGGCCTCGAATCTGCTCAAGAGGCCCTTCGTCACGATGATGATTTTCGCGGAGTAGTCGAACCTATCCACGACCATGAAGCCGCAAACGACCATTTTGCACTCATCTACGAGAACCGCGAAGACCAGTTTGCGACAGCCATCCCCTTTGTACGTCAGGGGTTAGAACGGGGCGAGCGAGTCCAATACATCGCTGACGAGAACTCACGAGAAGTTGTGTTAGAGGCGATGAACGCTCACGGTATTGATGTGGATACCGCCCTCAAATCAGGAGCACTGTCGATCCATACCAAACACGACACCTATCTCCGCGATGGGACGTTCGATCGCGAGGGGGTGCTTGAATTTCTACACGATACGATCGACGATGCGACCGAAGAGTACGAAGCGTTACGGGTCGTCGGCGAGATGACGTGGGCTCTCGGGGATGAAACCGATACCGGAGCCCTCATTCAGTATGAGAGCACGGTGAATGATGTCTTTGAGAGTAGAGACTTCATTGGTCTCTGTCAGTACAACCGCGATCAGTTCCCATCGGAGGTTATCCGGGAGGTTATCAGTACACATCCGCATCTGATCTCCGACAACGAGATATTTCAAAACAGCTACTATACACCACCGGAGGAACTCCTCGGCCCGGAGAACCCAGACCGAGAGATCGACCAGATCATAGGGTCACTACGGGAACAAACCGAGGTGAGGTCGGAATTACAGGAACACAAACGGTACCTCCGCGAATTCTACGAGCTAACCGAAAATCGTGATTTACCGTTCGAGGAGACAGTAGAGAAGTTGTTGGAACTCGGGTGTGACTATTTCGATCTCAAGGGCGGTCTCCTTTCGTATCTTCCGTCGTGGGATGACGATTTTCGGGCAGAGGTTATGGTGGCCCCCGAGATGCCCAATGAAACAGACGTTCTTGAGGTACAACCTGGTGAAGACTGTTTTTGCCGACAGGCTATCAGAAAAACTGAACTCACTGCTGTGCCCGATACTGTCGGGGAGGGATGGGACTCCGACCCGGTGTTTCAGGAACTCGGTGTCAGGACATACTTCGGTCTCAGGGTGACCACTGACGGTGATCCATACGGCACGCTCTGGTTCTACGATACGTCGCCGCGCAAGGAGTCGTTCACCGACGACGAGCGGACATTTCTGGAACTGATGGGGAAGTGGGTGAGCAACGAACTAGAACGTACCGAACGCGACCGCGCTCAGCGCGCCCTCTACGAAATAACCTCTGCCCGAGACCTTACTCTCGAAGACAAGATTGGGAAACTTCTTGACATAGGGTGTGACCGGTTCGGTTTGGACATGGGATTCCTCCTCAAGGAAGAAGGGGAGAAATTCCGAGTTATCCGCACCCACGGCACCGATCTAGAGGAGGGTAGTACAACGGTTTCTCCGAACCCTGACCAGTACTGTAATAAGACGATCTCGCTGGACGTTCCAGTCGGAGTCGAGGACGCTGAAGCAAATGGTTGGGACGGTGACCCACTCTACCAGGAGTATGGCCTCGGCTGCTATCTCGGGACAAGGGTGACCGACAGCAATGGCGTCTTCGGCTCAGTCTGTTTCGCCGATAGTTCCGCTCGCGAGCGGGAGTTCACCGACGACGAGTACACCTTCCTCGACCTGATGAGTCAGTGGTTGAGCTACGAACTCGAACGAGAACACCGTGAGGAACAGCTGACGGGCCTCAACGAGATAAGTCGCGACCTCATGAATACGGAAACGTGGGCTGACATCGCCCAGAAAGTCATAGACCGTTCGGAGTCAGCATTTGATCTCCCGGTAACTGCCATTATGCAATACGATGAATCTGGGAGCCTCTCACTAGCGACACAGACATCTGATGCAGAAACTGCCCTGCCATCGGAAATACTGGGAGAATCTCAAGAGGGAGCCGTCTGGGAGGCATTCGTTACGAACGAAATGCAGATCATCGAGGGAGGAACAGAGCACGATTCGTTGAACGAAATCGTTATCGTACCACTGGGGAATCAGGGCGTGTTACTTACTGCCACGACGGGATCGAGCGAGTTTGCTGAGTCTGAGGTCGAGTTCATCGAGACGATGACGGCAACTGTCGAGGCCGCGTTCACTCGTGCTGACCGTGAACGAGAATTAGATGAGCAGAATGCAGAGCTACACCGCCTTAGCCAGATCAATGCGATCATCCGTGGGATCGGTCAGACGTTAGTGCAAGCCGAGACGCGGGCTGAAATCGACCGGGCTGTCTGTGACCAGTTTGCGGACTCCGACCTGTTCGAGTTCGCATGGATCGGAGAACACGATGCTGGTACCGACACGATTACGCCCAGTGAATGGGCTGGGGTCGAACCGGACTACTTGGACAGTCTCACAATTACCAGTAACGATGCACCTACAGGACAGGGCCCCATCGGGACGGCAGTGAAAACTCGTGATGTCCAAGTCGTCGATGACATCATCTTGGACTCTCAGTTTGATCCATGGCGCGATCAGACACTCGAGCAAGGTGTTCGAGCGTGTAGTGCCATTCCGTTGACCTACGAGGACTCGTTATACGGCGTCTTAGCAGTCTACGCAGACCACCAACAGAGTCGCGAACGCGATATTGAATTACTGGAAGAACTCGGTGAGACGATCGCCTATTCGATCAATACCGTCGAGTCTACGGAGACCCGCCAGACGGACAGCGTGGTCGAACTGACGCTTCAGATTTCAGAGCCCGGCACGACGCTCGCAACGCTCGCACAAAACGTCGGCACTCAGATCAGTTTTGAGGGATTGGTTCCCGCAGAAGACGATTCAGCACATGTGTTTCTCACAGTTAACGGTGCTTCGGCTGAGGCGGTCGATACAGTTGCAAACGATCGTGCTGCCATCGAGGAGGTCGAACAGATCACTGAGAGTGACGATTCACTCTTGCTCAGGGCGACCGTGTCCGGTTCCACACTCGTGCCAACCCTCACTGGGCAGGGAGTCGCAATACACACGCTCACATTCGATGGAGACCGTGCAACAGCTGTCGTAGATCTTCCGTCGAGTACCGATGTCCGCCCATTCCTCGAGAGCCTTCGCGACACCTATCCGGCGGTCGAACTCACTTCTCGTCGCTCGTGTAATAGGCCGCTCAAATCAGTTCGGGATATCCAGACGGGAATAAAAGAACCGCTCACCGACCGCCAGACGGAAGTTCTCAAGATGGCCTATCTGAGCGGGTTTTTCGAGTCCCCCCGGTTGAGCACTGGGCAGGACATCGCTGATTCACTCGGTATTTCCCCGCCGACTTTCACGCAACATCTCCGTGCTGGCCAACGGAAGGTGTTCTCCTTGGCTTTCGACGAGGAGTAA
- a CDS encoding response regulator, whose protein sequence is MHNTTVHQSSTEDEIDILLVEDNPGDIRLTREAFKSAEQEIALQSVTNGDDAVKFLRESADNELPDLILLDLNLPGRDGCEVLEVIRDDPRLKPLPVLMLTSSEAEDDIARCYDTRANAYLTKPTDPAEFSSLVDTFEQFWVEKARLPPIPP, encoded by the coding sequence ATGCACAACACTACTGTCCACCAGTCCTCTACTGAGGACGAGATCGACATTTTGCTTGTCGAAGATAATCCCGGGGACATTCGGCTCACTCGGGAGGCATTCAAGTCAGCCGAACAAGAGATAGCCCTACAGTCCGTCACGAATGGTGACGACGCTGTGAAGTTCTTACGTGAGTCCGCAGATAACGAGCTTCCCGATCTCATCCTGCTGGATTTGAACCTGCCCGGTCGAGATGGGTGCGAAGTCCTTGAGGTGATTCGGGATGATCCCCGGCTCAAACCACTGCCTGTGCTTATGCTCACGAGTTCAGAGGCTGAGGATGATATTGCGCGGTGCTATGATACCCGCGCTAACGCCTATCTGACAAAACCAACAGATCCTGCCGAGTTCAGTTCTCTTGTAGATACTTTTGAGCAGTTTTGGGTTGAGAAGGCACGGCTCCCACCAATTCCGCCGTAA
- a CDS encoding PadR family transcriptional regulator, whose translation MHDLTGFQRDLLYVIAGAEEPSGQDVKDEVEMYYSSEINHGRLYPNLDTLVNKELVEKGELDRRTNYYTASDEGLNIIEQRRKWEEQYL comes from the coding sequence ATGCACGATCTGACCGGATTCCAGCGAGACTTGCTCTACGTAATTGCAGGTGCAGAAGAACCGTCTGGACAAGACGTGAAAGATGAAGTAGAAATGTACTATAGTTCAGAAATTAACCACGGGCGACTGTATCCGAATCTGGATACACTAGTAAACAAGGAACTTGTCGAGAAAGGAGAACTTGATAGACGAACGAACTATTATACCGCCAGTGACGAAGGACTCAACATAATTGAACAACGCCGTAAATGGGAAGAACAATATCTGTGA